In Acidimicrobiia bacterium, a genomic segment contains:
- a CDS encoding HD-GYP domain-containing protein, with protein FIVFFVGHMTFSSYAQLREAQESTLRGFIKALEAKDLYTRGHTERVAYFAEIIGQELGFKGTQLEKLRWAALIHDVGKLAVPRDLIRKRARLTAEEFAQMQEHVHLVEDLLAEVDFLQPMVAIAANHHVHYDGNGYSGNGHDLGEAPPIEARILAVADSFDAMTSTRSYRVALTQDYAFEELRTNAGSQFDPRVVDALVEALARRNEKYGSPDVANEEEARRRAEGVRVDG; from the coding sequence TTCATCGTGTTCTTCGTTGGCCACATGACGTTCTCCTCGTACGCCCAGCTGCGGGAGGCGCAGGAGTCGACGTTGCGGGGCTTCATCAAGGCGCTCGAGGCCAAGGATCTCTATACGAGGGGCCACACAGAGCGGGTGGCCTACTTCGCGGAGATCATCGGGCAGGAGCTCGGATTCAAGGGGACCCAGCTCGAGAAGCTCAGGTGGGCGGCGCTCATCCACGACGTCGGGAAGCTGGCGGTGCCTCGCGATCTGATCCGCAAGCGGGCCCGCCTCACGGCGGAGGAGTTCGCCCAGATGCAGGAGCACGTCCATCTCGTCGAGGACCTCCTCGCGGAGGTCGATTTCCTCCAGCCGATGGTTGCGATCGCCGCCAACCACCACGTGCACTACGACGGGAACGGGTACTCGGGCAACGGGCACGATCTCGGCGAGGCTCCCCCGATCGAGGCGCGCATCCTCGCTGTTGCCGATTCCTTCGATGCGATGACGAGCACTCGTTCGTACCGGGTGGCGCTGACCCAGGACTACGCCTTCGAGGAGCTCAGGACGAATGCGGGCTCGCAGTTCGATCCACGAGTCGTCGACGCACTGGTGGAAGCGCTCGCCCGCCGCAACGAGAAATATGGCTCGCCGGACGTTGCGAACGAGGAGGAGGCCCGCCGCAGAGCGGAAGGGGTGCGGGTCGATGGCTGA